In one Brassica oleracea var. oleracea cultivar TO1000 chromosome C9, BOL, whole genome shotgun sequence genomic region, the following are encoded:
- the LOC106316467 gene encoding delta-latroinsectotoxin-Lt1a-like, translating into MDPRLFSVAQSVDSVDSVDALYSLIQADPCILQKVDVLPFVHTPLHEASSTGKIDLAVELMILQPSFAKKLNKDGLSPLHLAVENQHVELAQELIKFDPSLVRIRGRGGTTPLHLVAEKGHADLLTEFLFVCPESIRDANVNGETALHITVKNDRHEELEVLRGWMQRMLISDALSTEKHVLNTRDRDGNTALHLAAYKNDIKAVKELLECMSLNRNIQNKSGMTALDVLRANGSHMNIKETEKIIQHSGGKTRDSVTTFNTMSVFLKTPVSFWEHCSTGLARYKSNMTDGTRNALLVITALIITATYQTAVQPDDDEDFIKSNDVVSKIVLLWGFNTIAYFLSMALTFILIPVGGAYTWWYICITLPLDCSYVLSTYMKYNLRPNEIPISLIYIYVIVILGFLVGLLVFYVRWRRTTRKSGPEPKRELISEGFKTVV; encoded by the exons ATGGATCCAAGATTGTTTTCAGTTGCTCAAAGCGTTGATAGCGTTGATAGCGTTGATGCGTTATATTCTCTTATTCAAGCGGATCCATGTATTCTTCAAAAAGTCGACGTTTTACCTTTCGTCCACACACCTCTCCACGAAGCTTCATCCACTGGGAAGATAGATTTGGCAGTAGAACTTATGATTCTACAGCCATCTTTTGCCAAAAAATTGAACAAGGATGGGCTTAGTCCCTTGCATCTCGCTGTCGAGAACCAGCACGTTGAGTTAGCGCAAGAGCTAATCAAGTTTGATCCCAGTCTTGTTCGTATTCGTGGAAGAGGAG GTACAACACCTTTGCATCTTGTGGCGGAAAAAGGCCACGCGGATCTTCTTACAGAGTTTCTCTTTGTATGTCCTGAAAGCATTAGAGATGCAAATGTTAATGGAGAGACTGCTTTACATATCACGGTTAAAAACGATAGACACGAAGAGCTCGAAGTTCTGAGAGGCTGGATGCAGAGAATGCTTATAAGTGATGCTTTATCCACTGAGAAACACGTCCTGAACACACGCGATCGTGACGGCAACACAGCCTTGCACCTAGCGGCGTACAAGAATGATATTAAG GCAGTGAAAGAGCTGTTGGAATGCATGTCACTGAACCGCAACATCCAGAACAAAAGCGGCATGACAGCCCTTGATGTATTACGAGCCAATGGATCTCACATGAACATTAAAGAAACAGAGAAAATCATACAACATTCCGGGGGTAAGACCAGGGACTCTGTAACCACGTTTAACACAATGTCTGTCTTCCTAAAGACACCCGTCTCTTTTTGGGAACATTGTTCGACGGGATTGGCACGATATAAGAGTAATATGACAGACGGAACACGGAACGCTCTTCTCGTGATAACCGCTTTGATAATCACCGCTACTTATCAGACCGCGGTTCAACCGGATGATGATGAGGATTTCATCAAAAGCAACGATGTCGTATCCAAGATTGTGCTATTATGGGGATTCAATACAATAGCCTATTTCCTATCTATGGCCTTGACTTTTATACTCATACCAGTTGGTGGAGCATACACTTGGTGGTATATATGCATTACGTTACCGCTCGATTGTTCTTATGTACTTTCGACGTACATGAAGTATAATCTCCGGCCGAATGAGATCCCCATATCGCTCATCTATATATACGTGATCGTTATACTCGGATTTCTCGTCGGTCTGCTTGTATTCTACGTGAGGTGGAGGCGGACAACGCGGAAGAGTGGACCGGAACCCAAACGTGAGCTGATTTCCGAAGGCTTCAAGACCGTGGTTTAA
- the LOC106316178 gene encoding uncharacterized protein LOC106316178: protein MEDSSTRSQKKKTKLQRDNKKNIYPKNKKKNFPTVWFSLKKSLHCKSELSDVYDLKSTKHLTTISTKRISGVTSAGGCGGGLSGCSRSIANLKDVIHGSKRHFEKPPISGSPRSIGSNEFLNPITHEVILSSSTCEIKITGVGDMASPAGATESGGGGNKRSTTFVGMLRPGTPMNYLNHSPSYRSQASPTTARKGSERDGRGGGRVEGLGFHSKRRVSLEINRDSATNGGRSSVSCNKCGEHFNILEPAEAHHFSKHAVTELVEGDSSRKIVEIICRTSWLKSENQCGKIDRVMKVHNMQKTIARFEEYRETVKIRASKLQKKHPRCLADGNELLRFHGTTVACGLGINGTTSVCTAEKCCVCRIIRNGFSAKREKNNNGVGVFTASTSGRAFESVLNNEGDVDRMVREVLIVCRVVAGRVHRPVENVEEMNGLMMSGFDSLAGKVGLYTNVEELYLLNPRALLPCFVIICKP, encoded by the exons ATGGAGGATTCAAGCACAAGAAGCCAAAAGAAGAAGACGAAGCTTCAAAGAGACAACAAAAAAAACATTTATCCAAAGAACAAGAAAAAGAACTTCCCAACTGTTTGGTTCTCTCTCAAGAAATCTCTCCACTGTAAATCCGAACTATCTGATGTCTACGACCTCAAATCTACAAAACACCTCACCACAATCTCCACCAAGAGAATCTCCGGCGTCACCTCCGCCGGCGGATGTGGGGGAGGTTTATCGGGATGTTCGAGATCGATAGCGAATCTCAAAGACGTAATACATGGAAGCAAACGGCATTTCGAGAAACCGCCGATAAGTGGTAGTCCTCGTTCTATTGGAAGCAACGAGTTTCTCAATCCCATAACTCACGAGGTCATCCTCAGTAGCTCCACTTGCGAGATTAAGATCACCGGCGTCGGAGACATGGCTTCACCCGCCGGAGCAACGGAATCCGGCGGAGGAGGAAATAAACGGTCCACGACTTTTGTTGGGATGCTGAGGCCGGGAACGCCGATGAATTATCTGAACCATTCGCCTTCTTACAGAAGCCAAGCGTCGCCAACGACGGCAAGAAAGGGCTCGGAGAGAGACGGAAGAGGAGGAGGAAGGGTAGAAGGGTTAGGGTTTCACTCAAAGAGGAGAGTTTCTTTGGAGATTAACAGAGACTCCGCCACTAACGGTGGCAGATCCTCGGTTTCATGCAATAAATGTGGTGAACATTTCAATATACTTGAACCTGCGGAAGCTCATCATTTCTCAAAACACGCAG TGACAGAGCTCGTTGAAGGCGATTCATCAAGAAAAATCGTGGAGATAATCTGTAGAACGAGCTGGTTAAAGTCCGAGAATCAATGTGGGAAAATCGACCGAGTCATGAAAGTGCACAACATGCAGAAAACAATTGCAAGATTCGAGGAATACAGAGAGACGGTGAAGATCAGAGCTAGCAAGCTCCAGAAAAAGCATCCCAGATGTCTCGCCGACGGCAACGAGCTGCTCAGGTTCCACGGCACCACCGTCGCTTGCGGTTTAGGGATAAACGGAACGACGAGTGTCTGCACGGCGGAAAAATGCTGCGTCTGCCGGATTATACGGAACGGGTTCTCGGCTAAACGGGAGAAGAATAACAATGGGGTTGGTGTCTTCACGGCGTCGACGAGCGGGAGAGCGTTTGAGTCGGTTTTGAACAACGAGGGAGATGTTGATCGGATGGTGAGGGAAGTGTTGATTGTGTGTAGGGTTGTGGCCGGGAGAGTTCATCGACCGGTGGAGAATGTGGAGGAGATGAATGGGTTGATGATGAGTGGGTTTGATTCTTTGGCTGGGAAAGTTGGGTTGTATACAAATGTCGAGGAGCTTTATTTGCTTAATCCGAGAGCTTTGCTTCCTTGCTTTGTGATTATCTGCAAACCCTAA